The stretch of DNA GGGCGCCGGGTACTCCGGCGCCCGCCCACCACCGGACGGCCTGACCGCAAGGACAGAACAGCGACGTTCGAGACCCTGGCGCCGATCAGCCCCGTGTGAGCGCCGCGTCCGGCACGGTCAGGGTGATCCGGTCCTCGGTCGCGCCGTGGCGCCGCTCCACATTCGCCTCGAGCTGCCACAGGCACATCCCCGAGAGCAGCGAGCCGAAGCCGTGCCCGGGCCGCGGCTCGGCCACGCGGGCCATACGCTCGCGCCAGACCAGGGTCAGCGCCTCCGCGTCCCGATTCCAGGTCACCGACAGCGACCCGGCGTCGGACCCGAGCGCCCCGTATTTCACCGCGTTCGTCGCCCATTCGTGCAGCATCCTCGCCGGCGACGAGACGTGCCGCCCGTGGATTGCCACAAGGGGGCCCTCGATCACGGTCGGGACGTTGTCACGGTCGGGCCGGAGCGTCGCGCCGATCAGGCCCGCGAGATCGCTCATGCCCTGGCCGGCGCTGGGATCGGCGAGCGGATGCGCCCGCCCGAGGTCCGGCTCAGTCCGGTCTCGTACGCAGACAGCCGATCCGTTTGCGCGGGGCTGACGTCGGAGTGGGCTGCGAAAAGAAAGCGCACCTCGCCCGTCAAGGCCTTCAGCTTCGCCAAGTCGCGGCCCTAGCGCGGCGCGGCGAGCCGGCAGGCCGCGCCGCTCGCCCGGGGCCAGCCATAGTAGATCGTCTCGGCCTGCGCGGTCGCACCAGCGGCAATCGCCGGGACCGCAGCCGTCGGCGTGTCGAGGATTGCCCCGCCGGCACCCGTGAACGTGCACTGGACGGCCACCTCCGTCACCGGATCGGGCCCCGTGTTCCGCAGCGCGAACAGGGCGCGCTGCGGCTCGTGCGAGTCTGGCGGTGTGTGAAGCCGGGTCTCCTGGACGACGAGGGCGCCGTCGGCCCGCACCGGCGAAGCGGCGCCGAAACCCGCAGCCAGCAGCACGGGACAAAGCCGGGAGAACCTCAGGGCCTGCATGATCCGTCCAATCCTCCGTCGCGCGCCGGGCCGCGCCACCGATGCGTCCCGCATTCAACGCTCGACCGCCCCTCCCGGGTCTCCGGCCTGCTCCGGCCGCCGCTCAGTTGCGCAGCGGCTTGGCGTCGATCTGCATCCGGTAGATCGTCGTCGGAAACTTCACGGCCGAGGCCTCGCCGCCGTTCATCGCCGGGGTCCGGTTCATCTGCGCGGCCGGGATCCACAGGCCGCCCTCCTCGTCGATCCATAGCGCGTCGACCCAGACCAGCCGCGGGTCCTGCACCAGCGTGCTCATCGTTCCGTCCGGAGCGATCTTGAGGATGCGCAGGCCGTCGGTGTCGCTCGCGTAGATCGTGCCCGCCGCGTCGATCACGGTGCCGCCCGTGGCCACCGTGGCGGCGAACAGCTTGACGTGTTTGGCCCGCTCGTCGTCGCTCAGGGAGGCGTCGTCGAGATACTGCGTCTCGATGCTGTAGAGCGGGCCGGTGCAGGCTTGGTAGTAGAAGGTCTTGCCGTCGGGCGAGACCTCCAGCTGGTCGGCGTGGATGAACAGCAGCTTGCCCTTGTCGTCCCGCAGCACCCGGCCCTGGCCGGTGAGCGGGCGCTGCGCGATCGTCGACCAATGACCGTCGAGGACCCGGCGCAGGCCGCCGGTCGAGAGGTCGAGCACGATCAGCCCGGGCTGGCCGGCATCCGTCAGGTAGACGCTGCGGCCGTTGAAGCGGAAATCGTCGATGAAGCTCTTGTCGGTGGTGGCCGCCTGCAGCGGGTAGACCTTGCGCACGGCGTTCCGGGCGAGGTCGATCTGCACGAGCTTGGGGCCGCCCGGCAGCGGCGCCGCACCCATGCCGGGCGCACCCTTGTCGACCACCCAGAGATCGCCGTCCGGGCCGATCCGGATGGCGTTGACCGCCACGAACGCCTTGGCCGGGTCGTCGCCCTGTTTCCAGGCGTTCCAGCCCGCGTCGGGGAACGGCACGGCTTTCCCGTCCCGCCACTCGCCGAGTTCGATCCCCTCGTTCTGGCTCTGGCGCTGGAACGGCGAGAACAGCCGGCCGTCCTGGGAGCGGGTGATGCCGTTGAAGACGAGGCTGTCCGACTGGATCATGGGCTTGAGCGCGTCGGGCCCGGCCGGGGCCTCCGCGGCGCGGCCGGGCGTCGCCAGGCCGGCGGCCAGCAGGAGGGCGAGGAGCGAGGCGCGCATCATGGGATCCCGGGGCCGGCGAGGAACGGTCTGGGCGGTAAGCCGGCCGGGCGGGCCCTGTTCCGTGCCACCCCGATCGGCCACACCGGATCGGCGTCGCGCCCGGCCGGGGCTGCGACCCTTCGCCGGGGCTGGATCCTGCGAAGTTCAGAACATATAGTGAACAAATAGGAACGCCGCACGGGGCGGACGAGGAGGAGCGAGGGATGGCTCGGTACCGGTTCCACTGCACCAACGGTCTCGAATGCGTATTCGATGCGCGCGGCACGGAGGTGCGCGCCGCAACACGCCTGGTCGATCGCGCCCGGAAGGTCGCCTCCGACGTGCGGCAATCCCTGGCGAACCGGACCGACTGGTCCGAGTGGCGGGTGAGCGTGCACGACATGTCCGGCCGGCGGGTCCTGGTGCAGCCGTTCGAGTCGGCGGCGGACCGGATCAAGGTGGCGGCCTGAGATGGCCGCGCCGATCAGGCCGCTCCGGCAGGGGCCGCCGGTCCCGCCGCAGGCCGCCGCGGCCGCCGGAGAGCCGGACCAGACGATCCGTCCGCTGAGCCTGTCCGAGTTCATCGGCCAGCGGGCGGCGCGGGCGAACATGCAGATCTTCATCGAGGCGGCGAAGAAGACCGGGCAGGCCCTCGACCACGTGCTGTTCGTCGGCCCGCCGGGCCTGGGCAAGACCACGCTGGCCCAGATCGTGGCGCGCGAACTCGGTGTGAACTTCCGCTCGACCTCCGGGCCGGTGATCGCCAAGGCCGGGGATCTCGCCGCGCAGCTGACCAACCTCGACGAGCGCGACGTGCTGTTCATCGACGAGATCCACCGGCTCAACCCGGTGGGGGAGATCCTCTACCCGGCCATGGAGGATTACCAGCTCGACCTGATCATCGGCGAGGGCCCGGCGGCGCGCTCGGTCAAGATCGAGCTGCCCAAGTTCACGCTGGTCGGCGCCACGACGCGCGCGGGGCTCCTGACCACGCCGCTGCGCGACCGGTTCGGGATCCCGATCCGGCTGGAATTCTACGAGATCGACGAGCTGGAGCAGATCGTGGCCCGCGGCGCGCGGGTGCTGGGCCTCGGCATGTCGGCGGAGGGCGCCAACGAGATCGCCCGGCGGGCGCGGGGCACGCCGCGGATCGCGGGGCGCCTGCTGCGGCGGGTGCGGGACTTTGCCATCGTGGCGGAGGCCGAGACGGTGACGCGGGCGATCGCCGACCGGGCGCTGAAGCTGCTCGACGTCGACGAGGCGGGTCTCGACGTGATGGACCGCAAGTACCTGAGCCTGATCGCGCGCTCGTTCGGGGGCGGGCCGGTGGGCATCGAGACGATCGGGGCGGCGTTGTCGGAACCGCGCGACGCGATCGAGGACATCATCGAGCCCTACCTGATCCAGCGCGGCTTCGTGCAGCGCACCCCGCGCGGGCGTGTCCTCACCAGGCACGCCTACCGCCATATGGGCCTCGCCGTGCCGAAGGTCGAAGCGGCCGCAGCCGCCTAAAATCTCTTGCGCCGAACCGGTGACCACTTCGGCGGACAATGCTCTCGCGCCGGTGTGCCGCGTCCACGGGGCGGATCGAGCCCGCATTGGACATCCGGGGCCGCCGGGCGCATGCTGCGTGCACTATCAGCGGATGTCGATCCGGGCGCTGGTGGCTGAGAGACGCGCGCTCTCGCCTGCAGTGAACGGAGTGCCGTCATGTCTGATCTGCCGTCCAGAACCCGAGCGCCGGGCGGATACGACCGCTGGCTCATCGAGACCTCGCAGCTCGCCATCCTGCAGTCGCGCGCGCTGCTGGAACAGACCGAGCCGCTGCTCCAGGCGCCCACCCGCCTAAACGCGCCGTCCGCGACGCTTCGGGTGCCGGCAGGCGCCGGCGCGTCCCACCGCTCCGCAACCCGGCCCGGTGAGCGAGCAGAGATCTAAGCTGCCGGCCGCGTTGTTTCCTCAGGGGCGTAGGAGCGGCGTAGCATGAGCAATCGCGACATCCTCGTCATCGGGGGCTCGTCCGGAGCGACCATCCCGCTCAAGACGATCCTG from Methylobacterium sp. PvR107 encodes:
- a CDS encoding L-dopachrome tautomerase-related protein gives rise to the protein MRASLLALLLAAGLATPGRAAEAPAGPDALKPMIQSDSLVFNGITRSQDGRLFSPFQRQSQNEGIELGEWRDGKAVPFPDAGWNAWKQGDDPAKAFVAVNAIRIGPDGDLWVVDKGAPGMGAAPLPGGPKLVQIDLARNAVRKVYPLQAATTDKSFIDDFRFNGRSVYLTDAGQPGLIVLDLSTGGLRRVLDGHWSTIAQRPLTGQGRVLRDDKGKLLFIHADQLEVSPDGKTFYYQACTGPLYSIETQYLDDASLSDDERAKHVKLFAATVATGGTVIDAAGTIYASDTDGLRILKIAPDGTMSTLVQDPRLVWVDALWIDEEGGLWIPAAQMNRTPAMNGGEASAVKFPTTIYRMQIDAKPLRN
- a CDS encoding DUF6894 family protein — protein: MARYRFHCTNGLECVFDARGTEVRAATRLVDRARKVASDVRQSLANRTDWSEWRVSVHDMSGRRVLVQPFESAADRIKVAA
- the ruvB gene encoding Holliday junction branch migration DNA helicase RuvB, giving the protein MAAPIRPLRQGPPVPPQAAAAAGEPDQTIRPLSLSEFIGQRAARANMQIFIEAAKKTGQALDHVLFVGPPGLGKTTLAQIVARELGVNFRSTSGPVIAKAGDLAAQLTNLDERDVLFIDEIHRLNPVGEILYPAMEDYQLDLIIGEGPAARSVKIELPKFTLVGATTRAGLLTTPLRDRFGIPIRLEFYEIDELEQIVARGARVLGLGMSAEGANEIARRARGTPRIAGRLLRRVRDFAIVAEAETVTRAIADRALKLLDVDEAGLDVMDRKYLSLIARSFGGGPVGIETIGAALSEPRDAIEDIIEPYLIQRGFVQRTPRGRVLTRHAYRHMGLAVPKVEAAAAA